From one Triticum urartu cultivar G1812 chromosome 3, Tu2.1, whole genome shotgun sequence genomic stretch:
- the LOC125544944 gene encoding purple acid phosphatase 2-like — MGLANRIGAVALAVACAVLLLGVACRAGQTSEYRRLLGQAIDMPLDADVFRAPPGHNAPQQVHITQGDHEGTAMIISWVTTVEPGSSTVLYGTSEDNLNCSAKGKHSQYTFYKYTSGYIHHCTIKKLKFDTKYYYAVGTEETLRKFWFRTPPKSGPDVPYTFGLIGDLGQSFDSNVTLAHYESNSKAQAVLFVGDLTYADNYPYHDNTRWDTWARFVERNLAYQPWIWTAGNHEIDFAPELGETKPFKPYSSRYHTPYKSSGSTAPYWYSIKRASAYIIVLASYSAYGKYTPQYKWLESEFPKVNRSETPWLIVLMHAPWYNSYNYHYMEGESMRVMYEPWFVKYKVDLVFAGHVHAYERTHRISNVAYNIVNGLCSPIQDQSAPVYITIGDGGNQEGLATNMSEPQPSYSAFREASFGHAILDIKNRTHAYYAWHRNQDGAAVAADSLWFTNRYWMPTDDSFDDV; from the exons ATGGGGCTGGCCAACCGGATCGGCGCGGTGGCCCTGGCCGTGGCCTGCGCCGTCCTGCTGCTGGGCGTCGCGTGCCGGGCCGGCCAGACTAGCGAGTACCGGCGGCTGCTCGGCCAGGCCATCGACATGCCGCTCGACGCCGACGTCTTCCGCGCTCCACCCGGCCACAATGCGCCGCAGCAG GTTCATATAACGCAAGGCGACCACGAAGGTACAGCCATGATAATCTCATGGGTGACAACAGTCGAACCTGGATCAAGCACAGTGCTTTACGGGACTTCAGAAGATAATCTCAACTGTTCCGCAAAGGGAAAGCATTCGCAGTATACATTCTACAAATATACCTCGGGATACATTCATCATTGTACAATCAAGAAGCTGAAG TTTGACACAAAGTATTACTATGCCGTTGGAACTGAAGAGACGCTGAGGAAGTTTTGGTTCAGGACCCCTCCGAAAAGTGGCCCAGATGTTCCATATACATTTGGTCTGATAG GTGATCTTGGTCAGAGTTTCGACTCGAATGTCACGCTCGCTCATTACGAGTCCAATTCAAAAGCCCAGGCGGTACTTTTCGTCGGGGACCTGACATATGCAGATAATTACCCATATCATGATAATACAAGGTGGGATACGTGGGCAAGATTTGTAGAACGGAATCTTGCATACCAGCCTTGGATCTGGACAGCTGGAAACCATGAGATAGATTTCGCTCCTGAACTT GGCGAAACGAAGCCATTCAAGCCATACAGCAGCAGGTATCACACACCCTATAAGTCTTCCGGTAGCACGGCACCTTACTGGTATTCCATCAAAAGAGCCTCAGCCTATATCATTGTCCTGGCATCATACTCTGCATACG GAAAATACACCCCTCAGTACAAGTGGCTTGAATCCGAGTTCCCCAAGGTAAACAGGAGCGAGACGCCATGGCTGATCGTTCTGATGCACGCCCCATGGTACAACAGCTACAACTACCATTACATGGAAGGTGAAAGCATGAGAGTGATGTACGAGCCGTGGTTCGTGAAGTACAAAGTCGATCTTGTGTTCGCAGGGCATGTCCACGCCTACGAACGGACA CATAGGATTTCAAATGTTGCATACAACATCGTAAATGGCTTGTGCTCCCCAATCCAAGACCAGTCGGCGCCGGTCTACATAACCATCGGCGACGGAGGGAACCAGGAAGGGCTGGCCACCAA CATGTCAGAGCCGCAGCCAAGCTACTCAGCCTTCAGGGAGGCGAGCTTCGGGCACGCCATCCTGGACATCAAGAACCGGACGCACGCCTACTACGCCTGGCACCGCAACCAGGACGGCGCCGCCGTGGCCGCAGACTCCCTCTGGTTCACCAACAGGTACTGGATGCCCACCGACGACTCCTTCGACGATGTCTGA